A part of Prolixibacteraceae bacterium genomic DNA contains:
- the htpG gene encoding molecular chaperone HtpG has protein sequence MQGKIGVTSENLFPIIKKFLYSDHDIFLREIVSNAVDATQKLKTLASVGQYNGNTENLKVRVSIDKEAQTLTISDNGIGLTSEEMDKYLNQIAFSGATEFLEKYKDDANAIIGHFGLGFYSSFMVSSKVDVISLSHKEGSTAAKWSCSGSPEYTIEDTTRAGVGTDVVMHINEESKEFLEEARIQNLLDKYCKFLPIEIVFGEKKEWKDGKEESTGEENVINDTHPAWTKKPADLKEEDYTKFYRQLYPMGEDPMFHIHLNVDYPFNLTGVLYFPRLKNNVEIQKNKIQLYCNQVFVTDHVEGIVPEFLTLLHGVIDSPDIPLNVSRSYLQSDSNVKKISSHITKKVADRLHEIFKNQREDFEAKWDDLKIFIEYGMLSEEKFYDRAMKFYLLKNTDGKAFTWEEYENIIKENQTDKDNKMVYLYATDQTEQYSFIEAAKAKGYDVLLMDDMLATHMLNKLEQKFPEKRFVRVDSNVADKLIEKENENKQELTAEEKGELSPIFEVVTPSEQGDFMIDFEDLGEDAQPMVITQNEFMRRMKDMSSMQPGMNMYGDMTDRYNLVVNIAHPLVKQVFEQKDSILGADLERFAAEIQSKKSEVESLNKLKEGKKEEEVSQEEKDQMTELNNDLSKLEQDRRIKLQSFGKDSALAKQLVDLALLANNMLKGKALNEFVQRSVRMIK, from the coding sequence ATGCAAGGAAAAATTGGAGTTACTAGCGAGAATTTATTCCCGATTATTAAGAAGTTCTTATACTCGGATCATGATATCTTTTTAAGAGAGATTGTATCCAATGCTGTGGATGCTACACAGAAACTAAAAACATTGGCTTCTGTTGGACAGTATAATGGAAATACAGAAAATCTTAAAGTTCGTGTGTCTATCGACAAAGAGGCACAGACATTGACTATTTCAGATAATGGTATTGGACTTACTTCCGAGGAGATGGATAAGTATCTTAATCAGATCGCTTTCTCTGGAGCAACCGAGTTCTTAGAAAAATATAAAGATGATGCCAATGCAATTATTGGACACTTTGGATTAGGTTTCTATTCATCTTTTATGGTTTCATCGAAAGTAGATGTAATTTCTCTTTCTCACAAAGAGGGTTCAACTGCAGCTAAATGGAGCTGTTCTGGATCTCCTGAGTATACTATAGAAGATACAACGAGAGCTGGTGTAGGTACGGATGTCGTGATGCATATCAACGAAGAGTCGAAAGAGTTCTTAGAAGAGGCACGTATACAGAACCTACTTGATAAATATTGTAAATTCCTTCCAATAGAGATTGTTTTTGGAGAGAAGAAAGAGTGGAAAGATGGTAAAGAGGAGTCTACTGGAGAAGAGAATGTCATTAATGACACACATCCTGCTTGGACAAAGAAACCTGCCGACCTAAAAGAAGAGGACTATACCAAGTTTTATCGTCAGCTATATCCAATGGGGGAGGATCCAATGTTCCATATCCATTTGAATGTAGACTACCCATTTAATTTAACAGGTGTTCTTTATTTCCCACGTTTAAAAAATAACGTAGAGATTCAAAAGAATAAGATTCAGTTGTACTGTAACCAAGTATTCGTTACAGACCATGTTGAAGGAATTGTTCCAGAGTTCTTGACTCTACTTCATGGGGTGATTGATTCTCCAGATATTCCATTGAACGTATCACGTTCTTACCTTCAGAGTGACTCTAATGTAAAGAAGATTTCTAGTCATATTACTAAGAAAGTAGCAGATCGTTTACATGAAATCTTCAAGAACCAAAGAGAAGACTTCGAAGCGAAATGGGATGATTTGAAGATTTTCATTGAGTATGGAATGTTGAGTGAAGAGAAGTTCTATGATAGAGCAATGAAATTCTATTTGTTAAAGAATACGGATGGAAAAGCATTCACATGGGAAGAGTATGAGAATATCATCAAAGAGAACCAAACAGATAAGGATAATAAGATGGTTTACCTGTATGCTACAGATCAAACAGAGCAATACTCATTCATTGAAGCTGCCAAAGCCAAAGGATATGATGTATTGTTGATGGACGATATGTTAGCTACACATATGTTGAACAAATTAGAGCAGAAGTTTCCTGAAAAACGATTTGTTCGTGTTGATTCGAATGTAGCTGATAAACTCATCGAGAAAGAGAATGAAAATAAGCAAGAGCTTACGGCTGAGGAGAAAGGTGAATTAAGCCCTATCTTTGAAGTGGTTACTCCATCAGAACAAGGTGACTTTATGATCGATTTTGAAGATCTAGGGGAAGATGCTCAACCGATGGTTATCACACAAAATGAGTTTATGCGTCGTATGAAAGATATGTCATCTATGCAGCCAGGCATGAATATGTATGGTGATATGACTGATCGTTATAATCTTGTTGTAAATATTGCTCACCCGTTAGTGAAGCAGGTGTTCGAACAAAAAGATAGTATACTAGGGGCTGATCTAGAGAGATTTGCTGCTGAGATACAGAGTAAAAAATCAGAGGTAGAGAGTCTTAATAAGCTGAAAGAAGGTAAGAAAGAGGAGGAAGTATCTCAAGAAGAGAAAGACCAAATGACGGAATTAAACAACGATCTATCTAAGTTAGAACAAGATCGTCGTATTAAGCTTCAATCGTTCGGTAAAGACTCTGCTCTAGCTAAACAACTTGTTGACTTAGCACTTCTAGCGAACAACATGTTAAAAGGAAAAGCACTTAATGAATTTGTTCAACGAAGTGTACGAATGATTAAGTAA
- a CDS encoding phosphatase PAP2 family protein, whose amino-acid sequence MNQKGLKRLRDFLVIVGLIISVISGPPAMAKKARKEYPSVFNWGAVKHGRDSLTYSVDNCCPQFLNNKIVIPVTLMAMGGYMWTQRNQVKTMRDTYLNGYSYHIDDYMQYVPGVLVYGLNAVGVKGHHTVSRASLSLGMSLVIMGATVNILKYSVAEPRPDGSANNSFPSGHTAMAFTMATFLHKEYGVYRSPIYSMVGFALAGATGIYRVLNNKHWVSDVMFGAGIGILSTEAGYALTQCMMGDKGTRSIENRKTTRYRTDKPHFTRIYIGRTMPLGDLSDQYSPEIHASHGVEFGMKAGYFITPHWGIGGEINATSFWTHARKDLLNASPGLMGSASALIGPAYSTMVGNYWRVDADLLGGYWLGAKNKITSLDPDASVNGVPLTVTWTPKSSFTCSTSFAIHRMLGSNFGIGAYGRYAIAQPTFSMEYNHPVDDPDEIGDFNWQQWSVGLSLTGYLW is encoded by the coding sequence ATGAACCAAAAAGGCTTAAAAAGATTAAGAGATTTTTTGGTTATTGTTGGACTTATTATTTCGGTAATAAGTGGACCACCGGCAATGGCTAAAAAGGCGAGAAAGGAGTATCCATCTGTGTTCAATTGGGGAGCAGTGAAACATGGACGAGATTCGCTAACTTATAGCGTAGATAATTGTTGTCCCCAATTTTTAAATAATAAGATTGTTATCCCTGTCACTCTGATGGCTATGGGAGGGTATATGTGGACGCAACGTAATCAGGTAAAGACGATGCGCGATACATATTTGAATGGATATTCGTACCATATTGATGATTACATGCAGTATGTACCAGGTGTTTTGGTATATGGACTGAATGCTGTCGGAGTTAAGGGACACCACACGGTAAGTAGGGCATCATTATCATTAGGGATGAGTTTAGTGATCATGGGGGCTACAGTGAATATATTGAAATATTCTGTAGCTGAACCACGCCCAGATGGGTCAGCAAACAACTCTTTTCCATCAGGACATACTGCTATGGCTTTTACTATGGCGACATTCCTTCATAAAGAGTATGGAGTATATCGAAGTCCTATTTATAGTATGGTGGGATTTGCTTTGGCTGGTGCTACAGGGATATACCGTGTGTTGAATAATAAACATTGGGTGTCTGATGTGATGTTTGGAGCTGGTATTGGTATCTTGAGTACTGAAGCTGGATATGCGCTTACACAATGTATGATGGGGGACAAAGGAACACGTTCTATAGAGAACCGTAAGACGACACGTTATAGAACCGATAAGCCTCATTTTACGAGGATATATATTGGTCGAACGATGCCTCTTGGAGATCTTAGTGATCAATATTCTCCTGAAATACATGCTAGTCATGGTGTTGAATTTGGAATGAAGGCGGGCTACTTTATTACCCCACACTGGGGTATTGGAGGAGAGATCAATGCAACATCATTCTGGACACATGCAAGGAAGGATTTGCTTAATGCTAGTCCTGGTTTAATGGGTAGTGCTTCTGCTTTGATTGGACCTGCATATAGTACTATGGTAGGGAATTATTGGCGTGTAGATGCCGATTTACTTGGAGGATATTGGTTGGGAGCCAAGAACAAGATTACTTCACTTGATCCAGATGCATCTGTAAATGGAGTACCGTTAACTGTTACTTGGACTCCTAAGTCATCATTTACATGCAGTACTTCGTTTGCTATACACCGGATGCTTGGTTCAAATTTTGGTATTGGAGCATACGGACGTTATGCGATTGCGCAACCCACTTTTTCAATGGAATATAATCATCCAGTAGATGACCCTGATGAGATAGGAGATTTTAACTGGCAACAGTGGAGTGTTGGTTTATCTCTGACAGGTTATTTGTGGTAA